In Paenibacillus sp. G2S3, a single window of DNA contains:
- a CDS encoding bifunctional riboflavin kinase/FAD synthetase translates to MRTVTLTYPMSPETAAEWAQPQVAALGQFDGLHRGHASVITSAVALARKQGVPAAVLTFHPHPKDVMGKGDYEGYLTPPVEKQEILASLGVDILYVIEFNEQLSRVSPQNFVSVMLLPLHIVTAVVGFDFRFGYQGEGDVEMLRKLGEGVMNVEVAPPFLLDGEKVSSSGIRKSLQNGDLELANSWFGRCYYLRGEVGHGEKRGRTIGFPTANLKLSAHFVIPTKGVYAVRVFYKDKVLYGVMNVGVKPTFHEGVLTPSFEVHLFDFEGDLYDQELKLELVSYIRPERKFESIGALITQIGEDAETAKKILGYKL, encoded by the coding sequence GTGAGAACCGTAACGTTAACCTATCCGATGTCTCCGGAGACTGCTGCAGAGTGGGCTCAGCCTCAAGTGGCTGCTCTAGGGCAGTTTGACGGATTGCATCGTGGACATGCTAGCGTCATTACATCCGCTGTGGCCCTAGCCCGTAAACAAGGTGTGCCGGCCGCAGTCCTTACATTTCATCCCCATCCTAAAGATGTTATGGGTAAGGGTGATTATGAAGGGTATTTGACGCCACCCGTAGAAAAGCAGGAGATACTTGCTAGTTTGGGTGTCGATATCTTATATGTTATTGAATTTAACGAGCAGCTTTCCCGTGTAAGCCCACAGAATTTTGTCTCTGTTATGCTTTTGCCGCTACATATTGTAACTGCAGTTGTCGGCTTTGACTTTCGTTTTGGTTATCAAGGTGAAGGCGATGTTGAGATGCTTCGCAAATTGGGTGAAGGTGTTATGAATGTGGAGGTTGCTCCACCTTTTCTGCTGGATGGAGAGAAGGTTAGCAGCTCCGGCATTCGCAAAAGTCTCCAAAATGGGGATTTAGAGCTGGCAAACTCCTGGTTCGGACGTTGCTATTATCTGCGTGGTGAAGTGGGTCACGGTGAGAAGAGAGGTCGCACCATTGGTTTTCCAACGGCGAATTTGAAACTCAGTGCTCATTTTGTCATTCCGACTAAAGGTGTATATGCGGTCCGAGTCTTTTATAAGGATAAAGTTTTGTACGGGGTCATGAATGTGGGCGTTAAACCTACCTTTCATGAGGGTGTATTGACTCCAAGCTTTGAGGTCCATCTGTTTGACTTCGAAGGTGATTTGTATGATCAAGAGCTTAAGTTAGAGTTAGTATCTTACATTCGTCCTGAACGAAAATTCGAATCTATAGGTGCATTGATCACTCAAATCGGTGAGGATGCAGAAACCGCGAAGAAGATTTTGGGGTAT
- the truB gene encoding tRNA pseudouridine(55) synthase TruB, whose protein sequence is MSELEGVLAVYKPAGFTSHDVVAKARRILGMKRIGHTGTLDPQVTGVLPLCLGRATRVVEYIQELPKEYVATLRLGMSSDTEDLTGTITETVDEVHVTEEEILSVLASFKGVISQVPPMYSAVKVDGKRLYELAREGKTVERKSREVEIYEIEMTDMTWEGNHPDITFRVLCSKGTYIRTLCVDIGRALGLPGVMVKLERTMSAGISASHCLTLEDIATHKEAGTLEDHLIAADEAISHMPKHTVMDEKKKAALQGQRLSSRFIAPEVQANGQFRLYDLQGGFLGIYELEDTGAIAPVKVFAQA, encoded by the coding sequence ATGAGTGAATTAGAAGGTGTACTGGCGGTATATAAGCCGGCCGGCTTCACTTCACATGATGTTGTGGCCAAGGCGCGTCGTATTCTCGGCATGAAACGTATTGGACATACGGGAACGCTTGATCCTCAAGTAACAGGTGTGCTACCACTTTGTCTGGGGCGTGCTACACGTGTTGTGGAGTATATTCAGGAGTTGCCTAAAGAATATGTGGCAACACTGAGACTGGGAATGTCGAGTGATACCGAGGACTTAACGGGGACTATTACAGAAACTGTAGATGAGGTGCATGTAACTGAAGAAGAAATTCTATCAGTGCTTGCTTCATTTAAAGGGGTTATTTCTCAGGTTCCACCAATGTATTCTGCGGTTAAAGTTGACGGCAAACGTCTTTATGAGTTGGCAAGAGAAGGTAAAACCGTTGAACGTAAAAGCCGTGAAGTAGAGATTTATGAAATTGAAATGACGGATATGACTTGGGAAGGCAATCATCCCGATATCACATTCCGGGTATTATGCTCCAAAGGCACATATATTCGCACACTTTGTGTCGATATCGGTCGTGCACTTGGACTGCCGGGTGTGATGGTGAAGCTAGAGAGAACGATGTCAGCAGGAATTTCTGCTAGTCATTGTCTTACGCTAGAGGATATTGCCACTCACAAGGAAGCCGGAACATTGGAAGATCATTTAATCGCTGCAGACGAAGCCATTTCTCATATGCCAAAGCACACTGTAATGGATGAGAAGAAGAAGGCAGCTTTGCAGGGCCAGCGTTTGTCCTCACGATTTATCGCTCCAGAGGTGCAGGCAAACGGTCAATTTCGGCTATACGATCTTCAAGGTGGATTTCTTGGCATTTATGAATTGGAAGATACAGGTGCAATTGCTCCAGTTAAGGTATTTGCACAAGCTTAA
- a CDS encoding bifunctional oligoribonuclease/PAP phosphatase NrnA produces the protein MQSYEQSLQQTREFLLEHDDYLVVSHVQPDGDAVSSTLAVGWLLSCLGKKYTMLNEGPIPKRMEYLWHSDEIINMASSEPPRQYSNVICVDCADFQRVGLTHRYFANDALILNIDHHPTNNGYGFVNLIKPDAAATAEILFDLLKTFEIEWDIDIATALYTGLLTDTGGFRYTNTSPKVMAAVSELLSYGVNGPELAETLLEEMTLPQIKILNKALNTLQLSPEGDIAWLYVTPEDMIECAAANEDLEGLVNYPRNIRGVEVGILFKVIHENAVKVSLRSAGKVDVADLAQTFGGGGHTRAAGARIEATLETAIAQVLEEVRRHL, from the coding sequence ATGCAGAGCTATGAACAAAGTCTCCAGCAGACCCGTGAGTTTCTGCTGGAACACGACGATTACCTTGTAGTGTCGCATGTTCAGCCGGACGGAGATGCAGTCAGCTCCACCCTAGCGGTGGGCTGGCTTCTCTCATGTCTGGGCAAAAAATACACTATGCTAAATGAAGGACCGATACCGAAGCGGATGGAATACTTATGGCATTCGGATGAAATCATCAATATGGCCTCTAGTGAGCCGCCCCGTCAATACAGCAATGTGATCTGTGTGGATTGTGCTGATTTTCAGCGAGTAGGACTGACTCATCGCTATTTTGCGAATGATGCTCTAATCCTGAACATTGACCATCATCCCACCAACAACGGTTATGGATTTGTGAATTTAATCAAACCGGATGCTGCTGCGACTGCGGAAATTTTGTTCGATCTGCTGAAGACGTTCGAGATTGAATGGGACATCGATATCGCCACAGCTTTATACACAGGTCTTTTGACAGATACTGGTGGATTTCGATATACCAACACATCACCAAAAGTAATGGCAGCCGTATCTGAACTGCTTTCTTATGGCGTTAACGGTCCTGAACTGGCTGAGACATTACTTGAAGAAATGACATTGCCGCAGATTAAAATTTTAAATAAAGCTTTAAATACTCTTCAATTATCACCCGAAGGGGATATTGCCTGGCTCTATGTTACACCGGAGGATATGATCGAATGTGCTGCTGCCAATGAAGATTTAGAAGGTCTCGTGAACTACCCTCGCAATATTCGAGGTGTGGAAGTAGGGATTCTGTTCAAAGTCATTCATGAAAATGCGGTTAAAGTTAGTTTGCGTTCTGCTGGTAAGGTGGACGTGGCTGATCTAGCGCAAACGTTTGGAGGTGGCGGTCATACCCGTGCTGCAGGTGCGCGTATAGAAGCTACACTCGAAACGGCAATAGCCCAGGTGCTTGAGGAGGTAAGACGTCATTTATGA
- the rbfA gene encoding 30S ribosome-binding factor RbfA has protein sequence MSKIRAGRVGEQIKKELSQLIQSGLKDPRIGFVTVTGVDVTNDLSQAKVYLSVFGDEEQKSGSLKAIEKANGFLRSELGKAIRLRHTPELIFKIDESVAYGSHIEKLLGELHKND, from the coding sequence ATGTCTAAAATTAGAGCAGGTCGAGTGGGCGAGCAGATCAAGAAAGAGCTTAGTCAACTTATCCAAAGCGGACTGAAAGACCCTCGAATCGGTTTTGTAACTGTAACTGGCGTAGACGTGACTAACGATCTGTCGCAAGCGAAAGTATACCTAAGCGTATTCGGGGATGAAGAGCAGAAGTCAGGCTCCCTTAAAGCGATTGAAAAAGCTAATGGTTTTCTTCGCTCCGAGCTTGGCAAGGCGATTCGCCTGCGGCATACACCGGAACTGATCTTCAAGATCGATGAATCTGTCGCTTATGGCAGTCACATTGAGAAACTTCTCGGAGAGCTTCATAAGAACGATTAG
- the infB gene encoding translation initiation factor IF-2 gives MTKEENKDKLRVYEYAKSLNMSSKEIITILKRLNVPVNNHMSVMENGSVNKVEQFFKDIKSNAAAKRDTSSSSRPVTTGAVTAEPQSAQNANKNQQEKQVGMNSNQNNNQSTTSPRPQSGQDSRRATTGSTQNARPQQSGAPRTNSTNSTSGSRPQGSSTGGNRPQGSNTGGSRPQGSNTGSRPQGSSTGGSRPQGSNTGGSRPQGSNTGGSRPQGSNTGSRPQGQSSAPRTDSRPQGQSGTGGGFTRGDDRGPKKNTTGGRPNTNNRRFDDGKGGNYRGRGGKNGRGKNQPMVHREKIDNTPKKIIVRGSMTVGETAKLLHKDASEVIKKLISMGVMATINQELDIDTILLLAAEFGVEVEVKIPVDEDSFETVEENDAEEELQSRPPVVTIMGHVDHGKTTLLDAIRSTSVSLGEAGGITQHIGAYQVEINQKKITFLDTPGHEAFTAMRARGAQVTDMTIIVVAADDGVMPQTVEAIAHAKAAGLPIIVAVNKIDKPGADPDKVKQELTSYELVPEEWGGDTIFVNLSAKQRINLEELLEMILLVAEVNEYKANPDKRARGTVIEAELDKNRGPVARILVQNGTLKVGDAFVAGNCFGRVRAMVNDKGRKIKEAGPSTPVEITGLTEVPQAGDPFMAFEDERKARAIADRRSTSQRQSELNTNTRVTLDDLFQHIKDGEIKDLNVIIKADVQGSVEALKGSLGKIEVEGVRVKIIHSGAGAITESDITLAAASNAIVIGFNVRPDAQTKAAAEQEKVDVRLHNIIYNVIEEIESAMKGMLDPIYKENVIGHAEVRSVFKISKVGTIAGCMVIDGKITRNAEMRLIRSGIVVFTGKVDTLKRFKDDAKEVAQGYECGITLERYNDVQEGDIIEAFLMETVER, from the coding sequence TTGACTAAAGAAGAGAACAAAGATAAATTGCGCGTGTACGAATACGCCAAGTCACTAAACATGAGCAGTAAAGAAATTATTACAATTCTGAAGCGTTTGAATGTCCCTGTGAATAATCATATGAGTGTCATGGAGAACGGTTCCGTGAACAAAGTAGAGCAATTCTTCAAGGATATCAAGTCGAACGCTGCAGCCAAGCGGGATACCAGCTCCAGCAGCCGTCCGGTGACAACCGGTGCCGTAACTGCCGAACCCCAAAGTGCTCAGAATGCCAACAAAAATCAACAGGAAAAGCAGGTAGGTATGAACAGTAACCAAAACAACAACCAATCGACGACGTCCCCAAGGCCCCAAAGCGGACAAGATTCCCGCAGAGCAACAACAGGTTCAACGCAGAATGCACGTCCGCAACAAAGCGGAGCTCCACGTACTAACAGCACTAACAGTACTAGCGGAAGCCGTCCGCAAGGAAGTAGCACAGGCGGCAATCGTCCACAAGGTAGCAACACCGGTGGCAGCCGTCCGCAAGGAAGTAATACTGGCAGCCGTCCACAAGGTAGCAGTACCGGTGGTAGCCGTCCGCAAGGTAGCAACACTGGTGGCAGCCGTCCGCAAGGTAGCAATACCGGTGGTAGCCGTCCACAAGGAAGTAATACTGGCAGCCGTCCGCAAGGACAAAGCAGTGCACCTCGCACTGACAGCCGCCCACAAGGTCAATCTGGCACTGGCGGTGGTTTCACACGCGGTGACGACAGAGGTCCTAAGAAGAACACAACTGGTGGTAGACCAAATACGAACAATAGACGTTTTGATGACGGTAAAGGCGGTAACTACCGCGGTCGTGGTGGTAAGAATGGCCGCGGCAAAAATCAGCCAATGGTTCACCGTGAGAAGATCGATAACACACCTAAGAAGATTATCGTTCGTGGCAGCATGACTGTTGGTGAAACAGCAAAATTGCTTCACAAAGACGCTTCTGAAGTAATTAAGAAGCTGATTTCTATGGGTGTTATGGCAACCATCAACCAAGAGTTGGATATCGACACCATCCTGCTACTCGCTGCTGAATTCGGCGTAGAAGTAGAAGTGAAGATTCCTGTTGATGAGGATAGTTTTGAAACTGTGGAAGAGAATGATGCTGAAGAAGAACTTCAGTCACGTCCTCCAGTAGTTACGATCATGGGTCACGTTGACCACGGTAAAACTACTTTGCTGGATGCCATTCGTTCGACGAGTGTATCTCTAGGCGAAGCAGGCGGAATCACACAGCATATCGGTGCTTATCAAGTTGAAATCAACCAGAAGAAAATCACGTTCCTAGATACACCTGGTCACGAAGCATTTACTGCTATGCGTGCTCGTGGTGCACAGGTAACGGATATGACTATTATCGTAGTTGCTGCTGATGACGGTGTTATGCCTCAGACCGTTGAAGCTATTGCACACGCTAAGGCTGCTGGACTTCCGATTATTGTCGCTGTTAATAAAATCGACAAGCCGGGCGCAGATCCTGACAAAGTGAAGCAAGAGCTTACAAGCTATGAACTCGTTCCTGAAGAGTGGGGCGGAGATACCATCTTCGTTAACCTTTCTGCGAAACAACGTATTAACTTGGAAGAACTGCTGGAAATGATTCTGCTCGTTGCTGAAGTAAATGAGTACAAAGCGAACCCTGACAAACGGGCACGCGGTACGGTTATAGAAGCTGAGCTTGATAAGAACCGTGGACCAGTTGCACGTATTCTGGTACAGAACGGTACATTGAAAGTCGGCGATGCTTTTGTAGCAGGTAACTGCTTCGGACGTGTGCGTGCGATGGTCAATGATAAAGGACGTAAGATCAAGGAAGCTGGCCCATCTACTCCAGTAGAAATTACTGGTTTGACTGAGGTGCCGCAAGCTGGAGATCCGTTTATGGCCTTCGAAGACGAGCGTAAAGCCCGTGCGATTGCTGATAGACGTTCTACCTCCCAACGTCAATCTGAGCTGAATACGAACACCCGTGTAACATTGGATGATTTGTTCCAGCACATTAAAGACGGAGAGATCAAAGACCTTAACGTTATCATTAAAGCTGACGTACAAGGTTCAGTCGAGGCGCTTAAAGGTTCCCTGGGTAAGATCGAAGTGGAAGGCGTACGCGTGAAGATCATTCACAGCGGTGCCGGTGCCATTACGGAATCCGATATTACACTTGCAGCAGCATCTAATGCTATTGTTATTGGCTTTAACGTTCGTCCGGACGCTCAAACCAAGGCAGCTGCTGAACAAGAAAAAGTAGATGTACGTCTCCATAACATCATCTACAATGTAATCGAGGAAATCGAAAGTGCAATGAAGGGTATGCTTGATCCTATCTATAAAGAGAACGTTATCGGTCACGCTGAAGTACGTAGCGTCTTCAAGATCAGTAAAGTGGGTACCATTGCAGGTTGTATGGTTATTGATGGTAAGATTACCCGTAATGCTGAAATGCGCTTGATCCGTAGCGGAATCGTTGTGTTCACAGGTAAAGTTGATACCTTGAAACGCTTTAAAGATGATGCCAAAGAAGTGGCGCAAGGTTATGAATGCGGCATAACTTTGGAACGCTATAATGACGTCCAAGAGGGCGACATTATCGAAGCGTTTCTTATGGAAACTGTAGAGCGCTAA
- a CDS encoding ribosomal L7Ae/L30e/S12e/Gadd45 family protein, protein MSKALSYLGLAMRAGKLVTGDEAVLKAVRSSEAKLVVLAGDASDNTQKKFRDKCGTYDIPLVIAFHRDSLGASIGKDQRVVLAITDKRFAEMISKQLGDTVGGGFID, encoded by the coding sequence ATGAGTAAGGCGCTTTCTTATTTAGGGCTTGCCATGAGAGCAGGCAAGTTAGTCACCGGCGATGAGGCTGTACTCAAAGCTGTACGGTCTTCAGAGGCGAAGCTGGTCGTTCTGGCAGGTGACGCTTCAGATAATACCCAAAAAAAGTTCCGTGATAAATGCGGAACCTACGATATTCCACTAGTAATCGCATTTCACCGAGACAGCCTCGGTGCAAGTATTGGTAAAGACCAGCGTGTAGTACTGGCCATTACGGATAAAAGATTCGCGGAAATGATCTCCAAGCAACTCGGAGATACTGTCGGAGGTGGATTTATTGACTAA
- a CDS encoding YlxR family protein has translation MKQRKVPLRKCVATQEMMPKKELIRVVRTPEGEVLIDLTGKKSGRGAYICGKLECFKLAQKNKALDRALKCQVSPEIYDQLAREFTSVEEQFLAAKDSEDNE, from the coding sequence ATGAAACAAAGAAAGGTGCCGCTGCGCAAATGCGTTGCTACCCAAGAGATGATGCCGAAAAAAGAGCTGATTCGAGTGGTTAGAACGCCCGAGGGCGAAGTGCTGATTGATCTGACAGGTAAGAAGTCAGGCCGTGGTGCTTACATATGCGGCAAGCTTGAATGCTTTAAGCTGGCACAGAAGAATAAAGCACTTGATCGCGCTTTGAAATGTCAAGTGAGTCCTGAAATCTATGACCAGCTTGCCCGGGAGTTTACTTCCGTGGAAGAGCAGTTTCTAGCAGCAAAGGATAGTGAGGATAATGAGTAA
- the nusA gene encoding transcription termination factor NusA, translated as MSMEFIEAMNELERERGISKDVLFEAIEAALISSYKRNFNAAQNVRVDMNRNTGVIKVFARKLIVEEVLDTRTEISLPAAREINPHFQLEDIAELEVTPRDFGRIAAQTAKQVVTQRIREAERGLIYNAFIDKEDDIVTGLVQRQDMRNIYIDLGKIEAVLPLSELMPGEKFKQSERIKAYITKVENTTKGPQIMLSRSHPGLLKRLFELEVPEIFDGVVEIRSVAREAGFRSKIAVYSRNPEVDPVGSCVGPRGTRVQTIVTELRGEKIDIVRYSDLVQEYVANALSPSKVLEVQVFEAEKMARVIVPDYQLSLAIGIKGQNARLAAKLTGWKIDIKSESQAEQEYGRPRTSIDEMHQDSVSID; from the coding sequence ATGAGTATGGAGTTTATTGAAGCAATGAATGAGCTGGAAAGGGAGAGAGGCATCAGTAAAGATGTGCTGTTCGAAGCTATCGAAGCGGCGCTGATCTCTAGTTATAAACGTAATTTCAATGCGGCACAGAACGTGCGTGTTGATATGAACCGCAACACAGGCGTTATTAAAGTGTTTGCCCGCAAGCTAATTGTTGAGGAGGTCCTGGATACAAGGACTGAAATCTCATTGCCGGCAGCCAGAGAAATTAACCCGCATTTCCAGCTTGAAGATATTGCTGAGCTTGAAGTAACACCACGTGATTTCGGGCGCATTGCTGCACAGACTGCAAAGCAGGTTGTAACACAACGGATTCGCGAAGCAGAGCGTGGACTCATCTATAATGCCTTTATTGACAAAGAAGATGATATCGTAACAGGACTTGTACAACGTCAAGATATGCGGAACATTTACATTGATCTTGGTAAAATCGAAGCGGTCTTGCCGCTTAGTGAATTGATGCCAGGTGAGAAGTTTAAACAAAGTGAGCGTATCAAGGCTTATATCACTAAAGTTGAGAACACCACTAAAGGACCGCAAATTATGCTGTCCCGCAGTCATCCCGGATTGCTGAAGCGTCTGTTCGAACTAGAAGTTCCGGAAATTTTTGATGGTGTAGTCGAAATTCGTTCCGTAGCTCGTGAAGCTGGCTTCCGTTCGAAGATTGCAGTGTATTCTCGCAATCCTGAAGTGGATCCAGTTGGTTCTTGCGTAGGCCCAAGAGGAACACGCGTTCAGACCATCGTTACTGAGCTTCGTGGTGAGAAGATCGATATCGTCCGTTATTCTGATCTGGTGCAGGAGTATGTGGCTAATGCACTCAGCCCTTCCAAGGTCCTTGAAGTTCAAGTCTTTGAAGCAGAGAAAATGGCACGGGTGATCGTTCCTGATTATCAATTATCACTGGCTATCGGTATTAAAGGGCAAAATGCACGTCTTGCTGCTAAGCTTACCGGCTGGAAAATTGATATCAAGAGTGAAAGTCAAGCGGAGCAGGAATACGGTAGACCGAGAACTTCTATTGATGAAATGCATCAGGATTCCGTCTCCATTGATTAA
- the rimP gene encoding ribosome maturation factor RimP — translation MSTPKSKIKQTVEQMLGPYLDDNGFELVDVEYVKEGSNWFLRIFVDKEGGIDIDDCGSISEYFSQQLDENDPIPEAYFLEVSSPGAERPLKKAADVAKAVGKDVYVTVYEPIQGLKEFEGRLLSFENEELLISAGKKEHVVPYAKVASARLAIIF, via the coding sequence TTGAGCACACCCAAATCTAAAATTAAACAAACGGTAGAGCAGATGCTGGGGCCCTATCTCGACGACAATGGTTTCGAACTGGTGGACGTTGAATACGTGAAGGAAGGCTCCAATTGGTTTCTGCGTATATTCGTAGATAAAGAAGGCGGCATTGATATTGATGACTGCGGAAGCATTAGCGAATATTTCAGTCAGCAGTTGGATGAGAATGATCCTATCCCTGAGGCATATTTCCTTGAGGTTTCCTCACCGGGAGCAGAGCGTCCTCTCAAAAAAGCTGCAGATGTAGCTAAAGCGGTAGGTAAGGACGTGTATGTGACTGTTTATGAGCCGATTCAAGGACTCAAAGAATTTGAAGGTCGTTTGCTCTCGTTCGAGAACGAGGAACTGCTCATCTCCGCGGGCAAAAAAGAACATGTAGTACCGTACGCCAAAGTCGCAAGCGCGAGATTGGCCATTATTTTTTAA